A genomic stretch from Serratia entomophila includes:
- the dapE gene encoding succinyl-diaminopimelate desuccinylase codes for MICPVIELAQQLIKRPSLSPHDEGCQQLMIDRLKAIGFTVEAMDFEDTQNFWAWRGEGQTLAFAGHTDVVPTGDEKRWDNPPFEPAIRDGMLYGRGAADMKGSLAAMVVAAERFVAANPDHRGRLAFLITSDEEASATHGTVKVVEALMARNERLDYCLVGEPSSTDRVGDVVKNGRRGSVTANLHIHGVQGHVAYPHLADNPVHRAMPALNELVAIEWDRGNEFFPPTSMQIANVQAGTGSNNVIPGELFVQFNFRFSTELTDALIKQRVEELLERHQLNYSIEWRLSGQPFLTARGALVDAVVNAVEHYSEITPQLLTTGGTSDGRFIALMGAQVVELGPVNATIHKVNECVNASDLQLLSRMYQRIMEQLVA; via the coding sequence ATGATTTGCCCGGTTATCGAACTGGCCCAGCAGTTGATCAAACGCCCTTCCCTCAGCCCGCATGACGAGGGTTGCCAGCAGCTGATGATCGACCGCCTGAAGGCTATCGGCTTTACCGTCGAAGCGATGGACTTCGAAGACACCCAGAACTTCTGGGCCTGGCGCGGCGAAGGCCAAACGCTGGCGTTTGCCGGCCATACCGACGTGGTGCCGACCGGCGACGAAAAGCGTTGGGACAACCCGCCGTTTGAACCGGCAATCCGCGACGGCATGCTGTACGGCCGCGGCGCGGCGGACATGAAAGGTTCGCTGGCGGCGATGGTGGTGGCGGCGGAGCGTTTTGTCGCCGCCAACCCCGATCACCGCGGCCGGCTGGCGTTCCTCATCACCTCCGACGAAGAGGCCAGCGCCACCCACGGCACCGTCAAGGTGGTGGAAGCGCTGATGGCGCGCAACGAACGGCTGGATTACTGCCTGGTCGGCGAGCCTTCCAGCACCGATCGCGTCGGCGACGTAGTGAAAAACGGCCGCCGCGGCTCAGTCACCGCCAACCTGCATATCCACGGCGTTCAGGGCCACGTCGCCTATCCGCACCTGGCGGATAACCCGGTGCACCGCGCCATGCCGGCGCTGAATGAGCTGGTGGCGATCGAGTGGGATCGCGGCAACGAATTCTTCCCGCCGACCAGCATGCAGATAGCCAACGTGCAGGCCGGCACCGGCAGCAACAACGTGATCCCGGGCGAGCTGTTCGTGCAGTTCAACTTCCGCTTCAGCACCGAGCTGACCGATGCGCTGATCAAACAGCGGGTGGAAGAGCTGCTGGAACGCCACCAGCTGAACTACAGCATCGAATGGCGCCTGTCCGGCCAGCCTTTCCTCACCGCGCGCGGCGCGCTGGTGGATGCAGTCGTCAACGCCGTCGAACATTACTCCGAAATTACGCCGCAGCTGCTGACCACCGGCGGCACCTCGGATGGCCGCTTTATTGCCCTGATGGGCGCGCAGGTGGTGGAGCTGGGGCCGGTCAACGCCACTATCCATAAGGTTAACGAGTGCGTGAACGCCTCGGATCTGCAGCTGCTGAGCCGCATGTATCAACGCATCATGGAGCAACTGGTCGCATGA
- the ypfH gene encoding esterase, with the protein MKHEHFVVQSPATPAAQLILLFHGVGDNPVAMGEIGRYFAKDFPQALVVSVGGPSAFGTGNGRQWFSVQGVTEENRAERIAEVMPTFIEIVRYWQRQSGVGYAGTALVGFSQGSIMALEALKAQPELAGRVVAFSGRFANLPEQALGETVVHLIHGEQDATIAVQHAQAAAERLRANGVDVTLDVEQDVGHAINQGMMNNALERLHYYVPQRYWDEAMFGKRGDLIAFK; encoded by the coding sequence ATGAAACATGAGCATTTCGTTGTACAAAGCCCGGCCACGCCGGCTGCGCAGCTGATCCTGCTGTTTCACGGTGTGGGCGACAACCCGGTGGCGATGGGGGAGATCGGCCGCTATTTCGCCAAGGATTTCCCGCAGGCGCTGGTGGTGAGCGTCGGTGGCCCCTCTGCCTTCGGCACCGGCAACGGCCGCCAGTGGTTCTCGGTGCAGGGCGTGACCGAAGAGAATCGGGCGGAACGCATCGCCGAGGTGATGCCGACGTTCATCGAGATTGTGCGTTACTGGCAGCGGCAGAGCGGCGTAGGCTACGCCGGCACCGCGCTGGTCGGTTTCTCGCAGGGATCGATCATGGCGCTGGAGGCGTTGAAGGCGCAACCCGAGCTGGCCGGGCGGGTAGTGGCGTTCAGCGGGCGCTTTGCCAACTTGCCGGAACAGGCGTTGGGCGAAACCGTGGTGCATCTTATCCACGGCGAACAGGATGCGACGATCGCGGTACAGCACGCTCAGGCCGCAGCGGAAAGGTTACGGGCCAACGGCGTTGATGTCACGCTGGACGTGGAGCAAGACGTGGGCCATGCGATTAATCAGGGTATGATGAACAACGCCTTGGAGCGCCTGCATTACTACGTGCCGCAGCGTTACTGGGACGAAGCGATGTTCGGCAAACGCGGCGATCTCATCGCGTTCAAATAA
- a CDS encoding YpfN family protein — protein sequence MQWLADYWWIILLVLVGMIVSGIKELRRVDVKGYLADKPELPPHRDNNAQWDDEDDWPKKK from the coding sequence ATGCAATGGTTAGCTGATTACTGGTGGATTATCCTGCTGGTGCTGGTCGGTATGATCGTCAGCGGCATCAAAGAGCTGCGCCGCGTTGACGTCAAAGGCTATCTGGCCGACAAACCCGAGTTGCCGCCGCACCGCGATAACAACGCCCAGTGGGACGACGAAGACGACTGGCCGAAAAAGAAATGA
- a CDS encoding ArsC family reductase — MTLTMYGIKNCDTIKKARRWLEEQGVAYQFHDYRADGLDERLLRGFVERLGWEPLLNTRGTTWRKLDEAQRNACDNADAAIALMLAQPAIIKRPLLDDGKGHALLGFSADGYQQFVSEVTA; from the coding sequence ATGACGTTGACCATGTACGGCATCAAAAATTGTGACACCATCAAAAAAGCGCGCCGCTGGCTGGAAGAACAGGGCGTGGCCTATCAATTTCACGACTACCGCGCTGACGGGCTGGACGAACGGCTGCTGCGCGGTTTTGTCGAGCGCCTGGGCTGGGAGCCGCTGCTGAACACCCGCGGCACCACCTGGCGCAAGCTGGATGAGGCGCAACGCAACGCCTGCGACAACGCCGACGCGGCCATCGCGCTGATGCTGGCCCAGCCGGCCATCATCAAACGCCCGCTGTTGGACGACGGCAAGGGCCATGCCCTGCTCGGCTTCAGCGCCGACGGTTATCAGCAATTTGTCTCCGAGGTCACAGCATGA
- a CDS encoding M15 family metallopeptidase codes for MITDEMLTGRATEHLAPLSGSHRLQPAAVSAFLAMQQAAQAAGFDLQPASTFRDFDRQLAIWNGKFCGERPVLDKDSKPIDIAPLSAAERCETILRWSALPGASRHHWGSDLDVYDPSLLPAGQKLQLEPWEYEQGGYFHALNLWLTAHMAEFGFYRPFTEEGDGVAVEPWHLSYRPLAQELEQRLTPALLLAAWRDREVAGAEWLQGHLPSIFSRFIRSEGKE; via the coding sequence ATGATCACCGACGAAATGCTGACCGGGCGCGCCACCGAGCATCTGGCGCCGCTGAGCGGCAGCCACCGGCTGCAGCCCGCCGCGGTAAGCGCTTTCCTCGCCATGCAGCAGGCGGCGCAGGCGGCGGGATTCGATCTGCAGCCCGCCAGCACCTTCCGGGATTTCGATCGGCAATTGGCGATCTGGAATGGAAAATTCTGCGGTGAGCGCCCAGTATTAGATAAGGACAGCAAGCCTATCGACATAGCGCCGCTGTCCGCCGCCGAGCGTTGCGAAACCATCCTGCGCTGGTCGGCGTTGCCGGGCGCCAGCCGCCACCACTGGGGCAGCGATCTGGACGTGTACGATCCATCGCTGCTGCCGGCAGGGCAAAAGCTGCAGCTGGAGCCCTGGGAATATGAGCAAGGGGGGTATTTCCATGCGCTCAATCTGTGGCTGACGGCGCATATGGCAGAGTTCGGCTTTTATCGCCCGTTCACCGAAGAAGGGGACGGCGTGGCGGTGGAGCCTTGGCATCTGAGCTACCGCCCGCTGGCGCAAGAGCTCGAACAGCGGCTGACGCCGGCGCTGCTGCTGGCGGCCTGGCGAGACAGGGAGGTTGCCGGTGCCGAATGGCTGCAAGGCCATTTGCCATCGATTTTTTCGCGTTTTATACGCAGTGAAGGAAAGGAGTGA
- the ypfJ gene encoding KPN_02809 family neutral zinc metallopeptidase, protein MRWQGRRESDNVEDRRGQSSGLGGGGGFRPPIGGKGGIVLVVVVLVAGYYGIDLSPLLSGGDVTGQSQQQSANISPKDDELAKFTSVVLASTEDNWKEVFQRMGKTYQPPKLVMYRGVTRTNCGTGQAAMGPFYCPGDKTVYIDLSFYEDMKTKLGAGGDFAQAYVVAHEVGHHVQNLLGIEPKVRQMQQGASQAEVNRLSVKMELQADCFAGVWGKYAEKQQMLEEGDLQAALNAAQAIGDDRLQQQGQGRVVPDSFTHGTSQQRYTWFKQGFDSGDPNTCNTFASR, encoded by the coding sequence ATGCGTTGGCAAGGGCGTCGGGAAAGTGACAATGTTGAGGATCGTCGCGGGCAGTCTTCAGGTCTGGGTGGCGGCGGCGGTTTCCGTCCGCCGATTGGCGGCAAGGGCGGCATCGTCCTTGTGGTGGTGGTGCTGGTGGCCGGCTATTACGGCATCGATCTGTCGCCGTTGTTGAGCGGCGGTGACGTCACCGGCCAGAGCCAGCAGCAGAGCGCCAATATCAGTCCGAAGGACGATGAGCTGGCCAAGTTTACTTCGGTGGTGCTGGCGTCAACCGAAGATAACTGGAAAGAAGTGTTCCAGCGCATGGGCAAAACCTATCAACCGCCCAAGCTGGTGATGTACCGCGGCGTAACGCGCACCAACTGCGGCACCGGCCAGGCGGCGATGGGGCCGTTCTACTGCCCGGGAGACAAAACGGTGTATATCGATTTGTCCTTCTACGAAGACATGAAAACCAAACTCGGCGCCGGCGGCGATTTTGCCCAGGCTTACGTCGTCGCGCACGAAGTGGGCCACCATGTGCAGAACCTGTTGGGCATCGAGCCGAAAGTGCGTCAGATGCAGCAGGGCGCCAGCCAGGCGGAAGTTAACCGCCTGTCGGTGAAGATGGAACTGCAGGCGGACTGCTTCGCCGGCGTGTGGGGCAAATACGCCGAGAAACAGCAGATGCTGGAAGAAGGGGATTTGCAGGCGGCGCTGAATGCCGCACAGGCGATCGGCGACGACCGTTTGCAACAGCAGGGGCAAGGGCGCGTGGTGCCGGACAGCTTTACTCACGGCACCTCGCAACAGCGCTATACCTGGTTCAAACAGGGCTTTGACAGCGGCGACCCCAATACCTGCAACACCTTCGCATCCCGTTAA
- the purC gene encoding phosphoribosylaminoimidazolesuccinocarboxamide synthase — translation MQKLAELYRGKAKTVYTTENPDLLVLEFRNDTSALDGQRIEQFDRKGMVNNKFNHFIMSKLEEAGIPTQMERLLSDNEVLVKKLDMVPVECVIRNRAAGSLVKRLGIEEGLVLNPPLFDLFLKNDAMHDPMVNESYCETFGWVSKAHLARMRELSYQANDVLTKLFDDAGLILVDFKLEFGLFNGEVVLGDEFSPDGSRLWDKNTLDKMDKDRFRQSLGGLIEAYEEVARRIGVQLD, via the coding sequence ATGCAAAAGTTAGCTGAGTTGTATCGCGGAAAGGCAAAAACCGTCTACACCACCGAAAACCCCGATCTGCTGGTGTTGGAGTTCCGCAACGATACGTCAGCACTGGATGGTCAGCGCATTGAGCAGTTCGATCGCAAAGGCATGGTGAACAACAAGTTCAACCATTTCATCATGAGCAAACTGGAAGAAGCCGGCATCCCGACCCAGATGGAGCGCCTGCTGTCCGACAACGAAGTGCTGGTGAAGAAGCTGGACATGGTGCCGGTCGAATGCGTGATCCGCAACCGCGCCGCCGGTTCGTTGGTGAAGCGTCTGGGCATTGAAGAAGGCCTGGTGCTGAACCCGCCGCTGTTTGACCTGTTCCTGAAAAACGACGCGATGCACGATCCTATGGTCAACGAATCCTACTGCGAAACCTTCGGTTGGGTGAGCAAAGCGCATCTGGCGCGCATGCGTGAGCTGAGCTACCAGGCTAACGACGTGTTGACCAAGCTGTTCGATGATGCGGGCCTGATCCTGGTGGACTTCAAGCTGGAGTTCGGCCTGTTCAACGGTGAAGTGGTGCTGGGCGATGAGTTTTCGCCGGACGGCAGCCGCCTGTGGGACAAAAACACCCTGGACAAGATGGACAAAGACCGTTTCCGCCAAAGCCTGGGCGGCCTGATCGAAGCCTATGAAGAAGTGGCGCGCCGCATCGGCGTGCAGCTGGACTAA
- a CDS encoding tRNA(Met) cytidine acetyltransferase TmcA, giving the protein MLQTMQHPMQQQGIRRLLVLSGEPEWCRQQAQRLAATLPGDWPWVGDNPPAGVAAMASGAVRQLLGQERLHAVFDATQGLDVEALAALAGTLRAGSWLLLLAPPWRQWHQLPDGDSLRWSDCPQPVTTPHFIRHLQRHLAADDEVTLWRQGEALSLAPLPARAPWRQPDGRPSAEQQALLSQLLNAASGIWVLTAARGRGKSTLAGMLVANSPLTCWVTGPSRAATDVATEWAQGRAQFWAPDALLAHCREQSVSQVGWLLVDEAAAIPGPLLQQLVSYFPRVLLTTTVQGYEGTGRGFLLKFCAGLPSFQPLSLQQPMRWAQGDPLERVLDHALLFNELPEWRAAAQQIGFSRAEQRELCAEPQRLARFYALLSSAHYRTSPLDLRRLMDAPGMHFALAQADHEVVGALWLADEGGLSAELAHEVWAGRRRPRGNLVAQSLAAHGGQWWAPTLRSRRITRIAVLPALRRQGIARRLIDEQRQQTQGLDFLSVSFGYTESLWRFWQSCGFELARIGSKPEASSGCYTAMAILPLSEQGEALRHAAHKHLARDWRWLRQRIDLPLEIPGDDGDPQLAEEDWRELAGFAFAHRPLEASLGALQRLLLASVLPLPALRMHLQRQLPAAACAAQFSLSGQKALLRHWRHEAAQALEQFDEQHCRYWRNWAQSLQ; this is encoded by the coding sequence ATGTTACAGACAATGCAACACCCTATGCAGCAGCAGGGCATCAGGCGGCTGCTGGTGCTCAGCGGTGAACCTGAATGGTGCCGACAGCAGGCGCAACGACTGGCCGCAACGCTGCCGGGCGATTGGCCGTGGGTCGGCGACAACCCGCCCGCCGGGGTGGCGGCGATGGCGAGCGGCGCGGTGCGCCAGCTGTTGGGGCAGGAGCGGCTGCATGCGGTGTTCGACGCCACGCAGGGGCTTGACGTAGAGGCGCTGGCGGCGCTGGCGGGCACCCTGCGCGCCGGCAGTTGGCTGCTGCTGCTGGCCCCGCCCTGGCGGCAGTGGCACCAATTGCCGGACGGCGACAGCCTGCGCTGGAGCGATTGCCCGCAACCTGTCACCACACCGCACTTTATCCGGCATTTGCAGCGCCATTTGGCCGCCGACGACGAGGTCACGCTGTGGCGGCAAGGCGAGGCGCTGTCGCTCGCACCGCTGCCGGCGCGTGCGCCCTGGCGCCAGCCCGATGGGCGGCCTTCCGCCGAGCAGCAGGCGCTGTTGAGCCAATTGTTGAATGCGGCCTCTGGCATCTGGGTGCTGACCGCCGCGCGCGGCCGCGGTAAGTCAACGCTGGCGGGCATGCTGGTGGCGAATTCGCCGCTCACCTGCTGGGTAACCGGTCCGAGCCGGGCGGCCACCGACGTCGCCACTGAATGGGCGCAGGGGCGCGCGCAATTTTGGGCGCCCGATGCGCTGTTGGCGCACTGCCGCGAACAGAGCGTCAGCCAGGTGGGGTGGCTGCTGGTGGATGAAGCGGCCGCCATTCCCGGCCCGCTGTTGCAGCAGCTGGTCAGTTATTTCCCGCGGGTGCTGCTGACCACCACGGTGCAGGGTTACGAAGGCACCGGGCGCGGTTTCTTGCTGAAGTTCTGCGCCGGGCTGCCGTCGTTCCAGCCGCTGAGCCTGCAGCAGCCGATGCGCTGGGCGCAGGGCGATCCGTTGGAACGTGTGTTAGACCATGCGCTGCTGTTCAATGAGCTGCCGGAATGGCGGGCGGCCGCGCAGCAGATTGGCTTCAGCCGGGCGGAACAGCGGGAGCTGTGCGCGGAGCCGCAGCGGCTGGCGCGTTTTTATGCCTTGTTGAGCAGCGCGCATTACCGCACCTCACCGCTGGACCTGCGGCGGTTGATGGATGCGCCCGGCATGCACTTTGCCCTGGCGCAGGCGGATCACGAGGTGGTCGGCGCGCTGTGGCTGGCGGACGAGGGCGGCCTGAGCGCCGAACTGGCGCATGAAGTTTGGGCCGGGCGGCGGCGGCCGCGCGGCAACCTGGTGGCGCAGTCGCTGGCGGCGCACGGCGGCCAGTGGTGGGCGCCGACGCTGCGTTCGCGGCGCATAACGCGCATTGCGGTATTGCCGGCGCTGCGGAGGCAGGGCATTGCCCGCCGCCTGATCGACGAACAGCGTCAACAGACGCAGGGGCTGGATTTTCTTTCGGTCAGTTTTGGCTATACCGAATCGCTGTGGCGCTTCTGGCAGTCTTGCGGTTTTGAGCTGGCGCGCATTGGCAGCAAGCCGGAGGCCAGCAGCGGCTGCTATACCGCCATGGCCATTCTGCCGCTGAGCGAGCAGGGGGAGGCGCTGCGGCATGCGGCGCACAAGCATCTGGCGCGCGACTGGCGCTGGCTGCGGCAGCGCATCGATCTGCCGCTGGAGATCCCCGGCGACGACGGCGATCCGCAGTTGGCGGAGGAGGACTGGCGCGAACTGGCCGGTTTCGCCTTCGCCCATCGCCCGCTGGAGGCCAGCCTGGGGGCGCTGCAGCGGCTGCTGCTGGCCAGCGTTCTGCCGTTGCCGGCGCTGCGGATGCATCTGCAGCGGCAACTGCCGGCGGCCGCGTGTGCGGCGCAGTTCAGCCTCAGCGGCCAAAAGGCCCTGTTGCGCCACTGGCGGCACGAAGCGGCGCAGGCGTTGGAACAGTTTGATGAGCAACATTGCCGCTATTGGCGCAACTGGGCGCAATCGTTGCAATAA